The following are from one region of the Nocardioides marmotae genome:
- a CDS encoding AI-2E family transporter: MDDQAGTGSLRDGVGSAPPDRGAEEHESRRRLPLPLPLRLPRSTGTTTDDDDGLAQRLAQQWAQMREDRRPAPAPIPTGPSNFSRAQVPWGLDLAAAWAWRLLVICTAGYVLLQLIGFFSVVTIPLAVALLVAALVSPLVGVLDRAGFPRGLAAISVVIAGLGLVGLLLTFAGQQVATGATDLADQTVKGLGQIKNWLKTGPLNASDSQINDYIDAAQRAISEGTRDGGVVSRATEVGATLTHLFAGFFIVLFATYFFLADGERIWAFLVRIAPRAAREHVDTSGRVAWVSLTQFVRATVIVALVDAIGISIVAAVLGVPFVLAIGVLVFLGAFIPMIGATVAGSVAVLVALVDQGPITALLMLAGVIVVQQVEGHVLQPFLLGRWVSVHPLAVIVAIAGGVVVAGVAGALVAVPLAAAGNAVVQHLASFTAPGDDPVEELAEDYEETGAQVEAPEDPESPL, encoded by the coding sequence GTGGACGACCAGGCCGGCACGGGGAGCCTCCGGGACGGGGTGGGGAGCGCCCCGCCGGACCGAGGAGCCGAGGAGCACGAGTCCCGGCGGCGGCTGCCGCTGCCGCTCCCGCTGCGCCTGCCCCGCAGCACCGGCACGACCACCGACGACGACGACGGCCTGGCGCAGCGGCTGGCCCAGCAGTGGGCCCAGATGCGCGAGGACCGCCGCCCCGCCCCGGCGCCCATCCCGACGGGGCCGTCGAACTTCTCGCGCGCCCAGGTGCCGTGGGGCCTCGACCTCGCCGCGGCCTGGGCGTGGCGCCTGCTGGTCATCTGCACGGCGGGCTACGTCCTGCTCCAGCTGATCGGCTTCTTCTCCGTCGTCACCATCCCGCTCGCGGTGGCCCTGCTGGTGGCCGCGCTCGTCTCCCCGCTCGTCGGGGTGCTCGACCGGGCCGGGTTCCCGCGCGGGCTGGCCGCGATCTCGGTGGTCATCGCGGGTCTCGGGCTCGTGGGGCTGCTGCTGACCTTCGCCGGCCAGCAGGTCGCGACCGGCGCCACCGACCTGGCCGACCAGACCGTCAAGGGCCTGGGCCAGATCAAGAACTGGCTCAAGACCGGTCCGCTCAACGCCAGCGACAGCCAGATCAACGACTACATCGACGCCGCCCAGCGGGCGATCAGCGAGGGCACCCGCGACGGCGGTGTCGTCTCCCGGGCCACCGAGGTCGGCGCGACGCTGACCCACCTGTTCGCCGGGTTCTTCATCGTGCTGTTCGCGACGTACTTCTTCCTCGCCGACGGGGAGCGGATCTGGGCCTTCCTGGTCCGGATCGCCCCCCGCGCGGCGCGCGAGCACGTCGACACCTCCGGCCGGGTCGCCTGGGTCTCGCTGACCCAGTTCGTCAGGGCGACGGTGATCGTGGCGCTCGTGGACGCGATCGGCATCTCGATCGTCGCCGCCGTGCTGGGCGTGCCGTTCGTGCTGGCGATCGGCGTGCTGGTCTTCCTCGGCGCGTTCATCCCGATGATCGGTGCGACCGTCGCCGGCTCGGTCGCGGTGCTGGTGGCGCTGGTGGACCAGGGCCCGATCACGGCGCTGCTCATGCTCGCCGGTGTCATCGTGGTCCAGCAGGTCGAGGGCCACGTGCTCCAGCCGTTCCTGCTCGGCCGCTGGGTCTCGGTGCACCCGCTCGCGGTGATCGTCGCGATCGCCGGCGGCGTCGTGGTGGCCGGGGTGGCGGGCGCGCTCGTCGCCGTCCCGCTCGCGGCCGCGGGCAACGCCGTGGTCCAGCACCTCGCGTCCTTCACCGCCCCCGGGGACGATCCGGTCGAGGAGCTGGCCGAGGACTACGAGGAGACGGGCGCGCAGGTCGAGGCGCCCGAGGACCCGGAGAGCCCCTTGTGA
- the ilvA gene encoding threonine ammonia-lyase, producing MSLEPTLADVLAARELLEGVAVRTPMEESRWLSDLAEGPVHLKCENLQRTGSFKARGAYVRIARLSPEERARGVVAASAGNHAQGVALAARMLGTRATVFMPEGAPINKERATRGYGAEVVFEGRFLEEALVAARRFEAETGAVLIHPFDHPDIVVGQATAGLEVVEQAPEVRTVLVPTGGGGLLAGIAIAVKAARPDVRVVGVQAAGAAAYPASLAQGRPVALETMKTMADGIAVGLPGEITFAAVRDHVDEIRTVSEDSLSRAVLALVERAKMVVEPAGAAAVAALLDDPAGFATPAVAVLSGGNIDPLLLGKVIRQGMAAAGRYVNLTLTIPDVPGGLAQLLAEVSAGGANVLEVVHERISPTLHLDEVEVHLQLETRGEPHAEQVLARLRARGYRVATRRG from the coding sequence GTGAGCCTCGAGCCGACGCTCGCCGACGTCCTCGCCGCGCGCGAGCTGCTCGAGGGCGTCGCGGTCCGGACGCCGATGGAGGAGTCGCGCTGGCTCTCCGACCTCGCCGAGGGGCCGGTGCACCTGAAGTGCGAGAACCTCCAGCGCACCGGGTCCTTCAAGGCGCGGGGGGCCTACGTCCGCATCGCGCGGCTCAGCCCCGAGGAGCGGGCGCGCGGGGTGGTGGCGGCCTCGGCCGGCAACCACGCCCAGGGCGTGGCGCTGGCGGCGCGGATGCTCGGCACGCGCGCCACCGTGTTCATGCCCGAGGGAGCGCCGATCAACAAGGAGCGGGCGACCCGCGGGTACGGCGCGGAGGTGGTCTTCGAGGGCCGGTTCCTCGAGGAGGCGCTGGTCGCGGCGCGGCGCTTCGAGGCCGAGACCGGCGCGGTGCTCATCCACCCCTTCGACCACCCCGACATCGTCGTCGGGCAGGCCACGGCCGGGCTCGAGGTGGTCGAGCAGGCCCCCGAGGTGCGGACCGTGCTGGTCCCCACCGGCGGCGGCGGGCTGCTGGCCGGCATCGCGATCGCGGTCAAGGCGGCGCGCCCCGACGTGCGCGTCGTCGGCGTGCAGGCGGCCGGCGCGGCGGCGTACCCCGCCTCGCTGGCGCAGGGCCGCCCGGTCGCGCTGGAGACGATGAAGACGATGGCCGACGGGATCGCCGTGGGGCTGCCCGGCGAGATCACCTTCGCGGCCGTCCGCGACCACGTCGACGAGATCCGCACCGTCTCGGAGGACTCGCTCTCCCGCGCGGTGCTCGCCCTCGTCGAGCGGGCCAAGATGGTCGTCGAGCCGGCCGGCGCCGCCGCCGTGGCCGCGCTGCTCGACGACCCCGCCGGCTTCGCGACCCCCGCCGTCGCGGTGCTCTCCGGCGGCAACATCGACCCGCTGCTGCTCGGCAAGGTGATCCGCCAGGGGATGGCGGCGGCCGGGCGGTACGTCAACCTCACCCTCACCATCCCCGACGTCCCCGGCGGGCTGGCCCAGCTGCTCGCCGAGGTGAGCGCCGGGGGCGCCAACGTGCTCGAGGTCGTCCACGAGCGGATCTCCCCGACGCTGCACCTCGACGAGGTCGAGGTGCACCTCCAGCTGGAGACCCGCGGCGAGCCGCACGCCGAGCAGGTGCTCGCCCGGCTGCGCGCGCGCGGTTACCGCGTCGCCACCCGGCGCGGCTAA
- the greA gene encoding transcription elongation factor GreA — MTQSTDQTTVWLTQDAYDKLHAELENLKGPVRQEIIERIASARDEGDLKENGGYHAAREEQGRVEGRILQLEDMLRRAEIGETPPDDGIVEPGMIVTYKFVGDDDDETETFLLGAREIEPEGLTVYSPQSPLGEAINGKTKGDTVSYQAPNGKTLEVVIVDAKPYTG; from the coding sequence ATGACGCAGTCGACCGACCAGACCACCGTCTGGCTGACCCAGGACGCCTACGACAAGCTCCACGCCGAGCTGGAGAACCTCAAGGGCCCCGTCCGTCAGGAGATCATCGAGCGGATCGCCTCCGCCCGCGACGAGGGGGACCTGAAGGAGAACGGCGGCTACCACGCCGCCCGCGAGGAGCAGGGCCGCGTCGAGGGCCGGATCCTGCAGCTCGAGGACATGCTGCGCCGCGCCGAGATCGGCGAGACGCCCCCCGACGACGGCATCGTCGAGCCCGGCATGATCGTGACCTACAAGTTCGTCGGCGACGACGACGACGAGACCGAGACCTTCCTGCTCGGCGCCCGCGAGATCGAGCCCGAGGGCCTGACGGTCTACTCCCCCCAGTCGCCGCTCGGCGAGGCGATCAACGGCAAGACCAAGGGCGACACGGTCTCCTACCAGGCCCCCAACGGCAAGACGCTCGAGGTGGTCATCGTCGACGCCAAGCCCTACACCGGCTGA
- a CDS encoding DUF4307 domain-containing protein, whose translation MSTDLMTERYGAPAPWRRRAVVVGSIVLAVVFLGWLAWTAVTHSSPEVSGELETYEIVDEHTIDAVVVVTMSEDAENPTCLLRAFAEDHSTVGELEFVPDPDLGARQPQSVRTERRATALEMVGCRAEGQTRYR comes from the coding sequence ATGAGCACCGACCTCATGACCGAGCGGTACGGCGCCCCCGCGCCCTGGCGCCGGCGCGCTGTCGTCGTCGGCAGCATCGTGCTGGCGGTCGTGTTCCTCGGGTGGCTGGCCTGGACCGCGGTGACCCACTCCTCCCCCGAGGTCTCCGGGGAGCTGGAGACCTACGAGATCGTCGACGAGCACACCATCGACGCGGTCGTGGTCGTGACCATGAGCGAGGACGCCGAGAACCCGACCTGCCTGCTGCGCGCCTTCGCCGAGGACCACAGCACCGTCGGCGAGCTGGAGTTCGTGCCCGATCCCGACCTCGGCGCCCGGCAGCCGCAGTCGGTGCGCACCGAGCGCCGCGCGACCGCCCTGGAGATGGTCGGCTGCCGCGCCGAGGGGCAGACCCGCTACCGCTGA
- the mca gene encoding mycothiol conjugate amidase Mca: MSHHGSPPRSGLRLMHVHAHPDDESSKGAASTAMYVAEGVDVHVVTCTGGERGSILNPKMDRPDILANITEIRRQEMERARDILGVTQDWLGFVDSGWPEGDPKPPLPEGCFALVPLEEAAAPLVRLIRELRPHVVTTYDERGGYPHPDHIKCHEVTVAAFEAAGDPERYPDLGEPWQPLKLYYHHGFNRPKTQAIHDAMLAHGLESPYTERLRDWKPEPDWDARITTRVPCSDYFGVRDQALLAHATQIDPDGMWFAVPREIQEEVWPTEDFELVVSHVPSQVPESDLFAGITDPA, encoded by the coding sequence ATGTCGCACCACGGGTCACCGCCCCGGTCGGGCCTCCGGCTGATGCACGTCCACGCCCACCCCGACGACGAGTCGAGCAAGGGCGCCGCCTCGACCGCGATGTACGTCGCCGAGGGGGTCGACGTGCACGTCGTGACCTGCACCGGCGGCGAGCGCGGGTCGATCCTCAACCCGAAGATGGACCGGCCCGACATCCTGGCCAACATCACCGAGATCCGCCGCCAGGAGATGGAGCGGGCCCGCGACATCCTCGGCGTGACCCAGGACTGGCTCGGCTTCGTCGACTCCGGCTGGCCCGAGGGCGACCCCAAGCCCCCGCTGCCGGAGGGCTGCTTCGCGCTGGTCCCGCTGGAGGAGGCGGCCGCGCCCCTCGTGCGGCTCATCCGCGAGCTCCGGCCGCACGTCGTGACGACGTACGACGAGCGCGGGGGCTACCCGCACCCCGACCACATCAAGTGCCACGAGGTGACCGTGGCGGCGTTCGAGGCCGCCGGCGACCCCGAGCGCTACCCCGACCTCGGCGAGCCGTGGCAGCCGTTGAAGCTCTACTACCACCACGGCTTCAACCGCCCGAAGACCCAGGCGATCCACGACGCGATGCTCGCCCACGGGCTGGAGTCGCCCTACACCGAGCGGCTGCGCGACTGGAAGCCCGAGCCGGACTGGGACGCCCGGATCACCACCCGGGTGCCCTGCTCGGACTACTTCGGCGTCCGCGACCAGGCCCTGCTCGCCCACGCCACGCAGATCGACCCCGACGGCATGTGGTTCGCCGTGCCGCGGGAGATCCAGGAGGAGGTGTGGCCGACGGAGGACTTCGAGCTGGTCGTGAGCCACGTCCCCTCGCAGGTCCCCGAGAGCGACCTGTTCGCCGGCATCACCGACCCCGCCTGA
- a CDS encoding endonuclease/exonuclease/phosphatase family protein encodes MPPTTPALGRRVAGLLAAVLLPVLLLALTPLAGPAGAAAAASGAPVTRPTSPSFEVASFNQLGSQHTRGKGGWGPGRVRAAITAGLIERKGIDVVGLQEVQADQLAVLRRELEGYTVWPGTALGGGGVRLQIAWKSWMFRLLDHGSIQAPFDRQVRPVPWVLLEHRATGRKLYVVDHHNSPRGLEAERDAATRKVVRLVRELRATGRAVLVVGDMNEHTETFCRIVGGTDLVAPNGGSASSPRSCTPPAGRLPIDWIFGGGPMTFSRYGLFEGTAVRLASDHPLVRATVTMRPRRR; translated from the coding sequence GTGCCCCCCACCACGCCCGCGCTTGGCCGCCGGGTCGCCGGCCTCCTGGCCGCGGTCCTGCTCCCCGTCCTGCTCCTGGCCCTGACCCCGCTCGCGGGGCCGGCCGGGGCGGCCGCTGCCGCTAGCGGAGCCCCGGTGACCCGGCCGACGAGCCCCTCCTTCGAGGTCGCGTCCTTCAACCAGCTCGGCAGCCAGCACACCCGCGGCAAGGGCGGCTGGGGCCCGGGCCGGGTCCGGGCCGCGATCACCGCCGGCCTCATCGAGCGCAAGGGGATCGACGTCGTCGGCCTCCAGGAGGTGCAGGCCGACCAGCTCGCGGTGCTGCGCCGCGAGCTCGAGGGGTACACCGTGTGGCCGGGGACGGCGCTCGGCGGCGGCGGGGTGCGCCTCCAGATCGCGTGGAAGTCCTGGATGTTCCGGCTGCTCGACCACGGCAGCATCCAGGCCCCGTTCGACCGCCAGGTCCGCCCCGTGCCGTGGGTGCTGCTCGAGCACCGGGCCACCGGCCGCAAGCTCTACGTGGTCGACCACCACAACAGCCCGCGGGGGCTGGAGGCCGAGCGGGACGCCGCCACCCGCAAGGTCGTGCGCCTGGTCCGCGAGCTGCGGGCCACCGGCCGCGCCGTCCTCGTCGTCGGCGACATGAACGAGCACACCGAGACGTTCTGCCGGATCGTCGGCGGCACCGACCTGGTCGCGCCGAACGGCGGATCCGCGTCGTCGCCCCGGTCGTGCACGCCCCCGGCGGGCCGCCTGCCGATCGACTGGATCTTCGGCGGCGGGCCGATGACCTTCTCCCGCTACGGCCTCTTCGAGGGCACCGCGGTGCGGCTGGCCAGCGACCACCCGCTGGTGCGCGCGACGGTCACGATGCGGCCCCGCCGCCGCTGA
- a CDS encoding endonuclease/exonuclease/phosphatase family protein — translation MLRAHTPTGIRGLPVAAALALLLAASLLVGAPARAATEPSSRPGGKPTGFGFKIGTFNVLGSQHTRGRGGYAPGTQRARWTAGAITQRGIDVIGLQEVQRDQLRVLRNRMPGYRIWPGTALGNQGVRLQIAFRKKQFRLVGHGHVMTRFHRQTRPIPWVELRDRRTDRRFFVVDVHNSPKGLERERDSATAKQVRLVQRLRRKGAPVFVTADANEKREFYCKMTSRTDLRAANGGKPRARGCQPPRRRLRIDWVLGGKKVVFSHYREDRGPRVRRSSDHELVHARVRVKPLRRR, via the coding sequence ATGCTTCGAGCACATACCCCCACCGGCATCCGAGGCCTCCCCGTCGCGGCCGCCCTGGCGCTGCTCCTCGCCGCGAGCCTCCTCGTGGGTGCGCCGGCCCGCGCGGCGACCGAGCCATCGAGCCGGCCGGGCGGCAAGCCGACCGGCTTCGGGTTCAAGATCGGCACCTTCAACGTGCTCGGCAGCCAGCACACCCGGGGTCGCGGCGGGTACGCCCCGGGGACCCAGCGGGCTCGCTGGACCGCCGGCGCGATCACCCAGCGCGGCATCGACGTCATCGGCCTGCAGGAGGTCCAGCGCGACCAGCTCCGGGTGCTGCGCAACCGGATGCCCGGCTACCGGATCTGGCCCGGCACCGCGCTGGGCAACCAGGGCGTGCGGCTCCAGATCGCGTTCCGCAAGAAGCAGTTCCGCCTCGTCGGCCACGGCCACGTGATGACCCGCTTCCACCGCCAGACCCGCCCGATCCCGTGGGTCGAGCTCCGCGACCGGCGTACCGACCGGCGCTTCTTCGTCGTCGACGTCCACAACTCGCCCAAGGGCCTGGAGCGGGAGCGGGACTCCGCGACCGCCAAGCAGGTCCGGCTCGTGCAGCGGCTGCGCCGCAAGGGCGCCCCGGTCTTCGTGACCGCCGACGCCAACGAGAAGCGCGAGTTCTACTGCAAGATGACCTCCCGGACCGACCTGCGCGCCGCGAACGGCGGCAAGCCCCGGGCCCGCGGCTGCCAGCCGCCCCGCCGCCGCCTGCGCATCGACTGGGTCCTCGGCGGCAAGAAGGTGGTCTTCTCCCACTACCGCGAGGACCGCGGCCCGCGGGTGCGCCGCTCCAGCGACCACGAGCTCGTCCACGCCCGGGTCCGGGTCAAGCCGCTGCGCCGTCGCTGA
- a CDS encoding endonuclease/exonuclease/phosphatase family protein, with translation MRRRSTSLVTLGVAVLLTGLAVVAGLGLAPREVRVPIAVGAPTEVSGARVSGRTDQEASRSADREPEASRSRVEGASLLIPPRPPAYRLHRAGAPLERAPRAPAAGRAATAEAAPGAPFTFQVGTLNVQGSQHRANGTGRAALHASTVLGRGVDLVGLQEVQDDQLAVLQARLPGWTIWPGRALGNQGVRLQIGWRNDLFELADTGSIITTFDHQQRPIPYVLLRERATGGEFWVIDLHNSPRDQEADRDAATGAQIALVQRLQATGRPVLLMGDTNEKTEFGCRVSAATGMVGSNGATPSACVGAGPIKIDKIMGVGGVVFGGHVVDYGAPVRAATDHAFVRATVTITPAAIPTD, from the coding sequence GTGCGCCGCCGTTCCACCTCCCTCGTGACCCTGGGGGTGGCTGTGCTCCTGACCGGCCTCGCGGTCGTGGCCGGGCTCGGCCTGGCCCCGCGCGAGGTGCGCGTGCCGATCGCGGTCGGCGCCCCGACCGAGGTCTCCGGTGCCCGGGTCAGCGGCCGCACCGACCAGGAGGCCTCGCGCTCCGCGGACCGCGAGCCCGAGGCGTCCCGCTCCCGCGTGGAGGGCGCCTCGCTGCTGATCCCGCCGCGGCCGCCGGCCTACCGCCTCCACCGCGCCGGCGCCCCGCTCGAGCGGGCGCCCCGCGCCCCGGCCGCCGGCCGCGCCGCGACCGCCGAGGCCGCCCCCGGTGCGCCGTTCACCTTCCAGGTCGGCACCCTCAACGTGCAGGGCAGCCAGCACCGGGCGAACGGCACCGGTCGCGCCGCCCTCCACGCGAGCACGGTCCTGGGTCGCGGCGTCGACCTGGTCGGCCTCCAGGAGGTCCAGGACGACCAGCTCGCGGTGCTCCAGGCCCGGCTGCCCGGCTGGACGATCTGGCCCGGGCGTGCGCTCGGCAACCAGGGCGTCCGCCTCCAGATCGGCTGGCGCAACGACCTCTTCGAGCTCGCCGACACCGGCAGCATCATCACGACCTTCGACCACCAGCAGCGCCCGATCCCCTACGTCCTGCTGCGCGAGCGCGCCACGGGCGGGGAGTTCTGGGTGATCGACCTGCACAACTCCCCGCGCGACCAGGAGGCCGACCGCGACGCGGCCACCGGTGCCCAGATCGCGCTGGTCCAGCGGCTCCAGGCGACCGGCCGCCCGGTGCTGCTGATGGGCGACACCAACGAGAAGACCGAGTTCGGGTGCCGGGTCTCCGCCGCGACCGGGATGGTCGGCTCCAACGGCGCGACGCCGAGCGCGTGCGTCGGCGCCGGCCCGATCAAGATCGACAAGATCATGGGCGTCGGGGGAGTGGTCTTCGGCGGCCACGTCGTCGACTACGGCGCGCCCGTCCGGGCCGCCACCGACCACGCCTTCGTGCGCGCGACGGTCACCATCACCCCCGCGGCCATCCCCACCGACTGA
- a CDS encoding SAM-dependent methyltransferase → MDAEAWDERYAASDLVWSAGPNVFVEAECSGLPAGRALDLAAGEGRHALWLARRGWRVTALDFSAVALDKGRQVAEGSGLADAITWVRADATTWRPPAGTTYDLALLAYLQLPPAQRRAAVRGAYDALAPGGALLVVAHDRTNLTEGVGGPQDPEVLMSAEDVLGDLTGLPHEVEHAGRAGRRVEPGHGADDAPARTAWDCVVRVHRAAG, encoded by the coding sequence GTGGACGCCGAGGCCTGGGACGAGCGGTACGCCGCCAGCGACCTCGTCTGGTCGGCCGGGCCCAACGTCTTCGTCGAGGCGGAGTGCTCCGGCCTGCCCGCCGGCCGCGCCCTCGACCTCGCCGCGGGCGAGGGCCGCCACGCGCTGTGGCTGGCCCGCCGCGGGTGGCGGGTGACGGCCCTGGACTTCTCCGCCGTCGCGCTCGACAAGGGCCGGCAGGTCGCGGAGGGCTCCGGGCTCGCCGACGCGATCACCTGGGTCCGCGCCGACGCCACGACGTGGCGGCCGCCGGCCGGCACGACCTACGACCTCGCGCTGCTGGCCTACCTCCAGCTGCCGCCAGCGCAGCGGCGGGCGGCCGTGCGCGGGGCGTACGACGCCCTGGCTCCCGGCGGCGCGCTGCTGGTGGTCGCCCACGACCGCACCAACCTCACCGAGGGGGTGGGTGGCCCGCAGGACCCCGAGGTCCTGATGAGCGCCGAGGACGTGCTCGGCGACCTGACCGGCCTCCCCCACGAGGTCGAGCACGCCGGGCGGGCCGGGCGTCGGGTCGAGCCCGGGCACGGCGCGGACGACGCCCCCGCGCGGACCGCCTGGGACTGCGTGGTCCGGGTGCACCGGGCCGCGGGCTGA
- a CDS encoding thioredoxin family protein has product MATIELTAANFEQNVADNDILLVDFWASWCGPCRQFAPTYEAASEQHTDITFGSVDTEAQQDLAAAARITSIPTLMAFREGILVYAQPGALPPQGLEQLISAVRELDMDDVRRQAAAAGQGSQDGAAS; this is encoded by the coding sequence ATGGCGACCATCGAGCTGACCGCTGCGAACTTCGAGCAGAACGTCGCGGACAACGACATCCTGCTCGTCGACTTCTGGGCGAGCTGGTGCGGGCCGTGCCGGCAGTTCGCCCCCACCTACGAGGCCGCCTCCGAGCAGCACACCGACATCACCTTCGGCTCGGTCGACACCGAGGCGCAGCAGGACCTGGCCGCGGCCGCGCGGATCACCTCGATCCCCACGCTGATGGCCTTCCGCGAGGGGATCCTCGTCTACGCCCAGCCCGGCGCGCTCCCGCCCCAGGGGCTCGAGCAGCTGATCAGCGCCGTGCGCGAGCTGGACATGGACGACGTACGCCGGCAGGCCGCCGCGGCCGGCCAGGGCAGCCAGGACGGCGCCGCCTCCTGA
- a CDS encoding ABC transporter substrate-binding protein, whose product MRSLKRSGLAGAAVLLAASAALAGCADDSDGGGAAGGTAPGDGKAECEGMTEWGDLSGRDVTVYTSIVAPEDQPHIDSWKVFEDCTGADVKYEGSKEFEAQLQVRVQAGNPPDIAYIPQPGLLKTLVGTGKVVEAPEGAAKNVDEFFGEDWKAYGTVDDKFYAAPLGGNVKSFVWYSPQMFADNGWEVPETWDDMIALSDQIAKAGDIKPWCAGIESGEATGWPATDWLEDVLLRTGGPDVYDQWVNHEIPFNDPAVVEGLDTVGEILKNEDYVNGGIGDVKSIATTPFQEGGLPILDGECAMHRMASFYAANWPEGTNIAEDGDVFAFYLPAIGDEAGTPVLGGGEFVAAFSDEPEVQAFQTFLASDTWANEKAKATPGGGWVSANTGLEISNLTSPIDQLSAEIFQDPEAVFRFDGSDQMPGAVGAGSFWTEMTAWLAQDQSSKDSLTKIEESWED is encoded by the coding sequence ATGCGGTCACTCAAGAGATCAGGCCTCGCAGGGGCGGCCGTCCTGCTCGCCGCCAGCGCGGCGCTGGCCGGCTGCGCCGACGACAGCGACGGCGGTGGCGCGGCCGGGGGCACGGCTCCCGGCGACGGCAAGGCGGAGTGCGAGGGGATGACCGAGTGGGGTGACCTCAGCGGCCGCGACGTGACGGTCTACACCTCGATCGTCGCCCCCGAGGACCAGCCCCACATCGACTCCTGGAAGGTCTTCGAGGACTGCACCGGGGCCGACGTGAAGTACGAGGGCTCCAAGGAGTTCGAGGCCCAGCTCCAGGTGCGCGTGCAGGCCGGCAACCCGCCGGACATCGCCTACATCCCGCAGCCGGGTCTGCTCAAGACCCTCGTCGGCACCGGCAAGGTCGTCGAGGCGCCCGAGGGTGCCGCCAAGAACGTCGATGAGTTCTTCGGCGAGGACTGGAAGGCCTACGGCACGGTCGATGACAAGTTCTACGCCGCGCCGCTCGGCGGCAACGTGAAGTCCTTCGTCTGGTACTCCCCGCAGATGTTCGCCGACAACGGCTGGGAGGTCCCGGAGACCTGGGACGACATGATCGCCCTCTCCGACCAGATCGCGAAGGCCGGCGACATCAAGCCCTGGTGCGCGGGCATCGAGTCCGGCGAGGCCACCGGCTGGCCGGCCACCGACTGGCTCGAGGACGTCCTGCTCCGCACCGGCGGGCCCGACGTCTACGACCAGTGGGTCAACCACGAGATCCCCTTCAACGACCCCGCGGTCGTCGAGGGCCTCGACACCGTCGGCGAGATCCTCAAGAACGAGGACTACGTCAACGGCGGCATCGGCGACGTGAAGTCGATCGCGACCACCCCCTTCCAGGAGGGTGGCCTGCCGATCCTCGACGGCGAGTGCGCCATGCACCGCATGGCGAGCTTCTACGCCGCGAACTGGCCCGAGGGCACCAACATCGCCGAGGACGGCGACGTCTTCGCCTTCTACCTGCCCGCCATCGGCGACGAGGCCGGCACCCCGGTCCTCGGCGGCGGCGAGTTCGTCGCGGCGTTCTCCGACGAGCCCGAGGTGCAGGCCTTCCAGACATTCCTGGCCAGCGACACCTGGGCCAACGAGAAGGCCAAGGCCACCCCGGGCGGCGGCTGGGTCAGCGCCAACACCGGCCTGGAGATCTCCAACCTCACCAGCCCGATCGACCAGCTGTCGGCGGAGATCTTCCAGGACCCCGAGGCGGTCTTCCGCTTCGACGGCTCCGACCAGATGCCCGGTGCCGTCGGCGCCGGCTCCTTCTGGACCGAGATGACCGCCTGGCTCGCCCAGGACCAGAGCAGCAAGGACTCCCTGACCAAGATCGAGGAGTCCTGGGAGGACTGA